The proteins below come from a single Parafrankia discariae genomic window:
- a CDS encoding type III secretion system chaperone family protein gives MTAPIDGSERARLDKLITAALDDLGVAYEHPDTGAFLVTLEGEHKLRTMTWLVVQDHTLLVEAFFMRAPAENAAGTYGFLLSRNARTYGVHFSIDRVGDIFLTGQVPLTAVSAEEVDRLLGCVGSYADDNFDPAIALGFAGAIERERAWRARLATDAGTAPRPT, from the coding sequence ATGACGGCACCCATCGACGGCTCAGAACGCGCACGGCTCGACAAGCTGATCACCGCCGCGCTGGACGACCTCGGCGTGGCCTACGAGCACCCCGACACCGGCGCCTTCCTGGTCACGCTCGAAGGCGAGCACAAGCTGCGCACCATGACGTGGCTCGTGGTCCAGGACCACACGCTGCTCGTCGAGGCGTTCTTCATGCGCGCGCCCGCCGAGAACGCCGCCGGCACCTACGGCTTCCTGCTCAGCCGGAACGCCCGCACCTACGGCGTGCACTTCTCGATCGACCGCGTCGGCGACATCTTCCTGACCGGCCAGGTCCCGCTGACCGCGGTCAGCGCCGAGGAGGTCGACCGTCTCCTCGGCTGCGTCGGCTCCTACGCCGACGACAACTTCGACCCGGCCATCGCGCTCGGCTTCGCCGGCGCCATCGAGCGCGAACGCGCCTGGCGCGCCAGGCTCGCCACCGACGCCGGCACCGCCCCCCGCCCCACCTGA
- a CDS encoding alpha/beta fold hydrolase: protein MRLSLLRPRRPLVVLVAAMLCAVVTLSASAASAEEADARPGVARPTVVLVHGAWADGSGWNAVVARLQRDGYPVRVPPNPLRGLAGDSATVAAFVSTIPGPVILVGHSYGGAVITNAAAGLANVKALVYVDAFAPARGETVLPLAGADSALAADPTTVFDFVPYPGAPEGDVDLYLKRDVFLTSFANGVPRADASLLYATQRPITYSAGNVASGAPAYETIPSWYLVGTRDKIITPARQRFMARRAKATTVEVGAGHLAMVTHPDAVGRLIQDAARTTR, encoded by the coding sequence GTGCGCCTGTCCCTGCTCCGCCCGCGCAGACCACTCGTCGTGCTCGTGGCCGCGATGCTGTGCGCGGTCGTCACCCTCAGCGCCTCGGCCGCCTCCGCGGAGGAGGCCGACGCCCGGCCGGGCGTCGCAAGACCCACGGTCGTGCTCGTGCACGGCGCCTGGGCGGACGGCTCCGGCTGGAACGCCGTGGTCGCCCGGCTGCAGCGCGACGGGTACCCGGTGCGCGTCCCGCCGAACCCGCTGCGCGGCCTGGCGGGGGACTCGGCCACCGTGGCCGCGTTCGTGTCCACGATCCCCGGCCCGGTCATCCTCGTCGGGCACTCCTACGGCGGGGCGGTGATCACCAACGCCGCCGCGGGCCTGGCGAACGTCAAGGCGCTGGTCTACGTGGACGCGTTCGCCCCCGCGAGGGGAGAGACCGTCCTGCCGCTGGCGGGAGCGGATTCCGCCCTGGCGGCGGATCCCACCACCGTCTTCGATTTCGTGCCCTACCCCGGTGCTCCCGAGGGCGACGTCGACCTGTACCTGAAGCGGGACGTCTTCCTGACCTCCTTCGCCAACGGCGTGCCTCGGGCGGACGCCTCTCTGCTGTACGCGACGCAGCGTCCGATCACTTACAGTGCCGGCAACGTCGCCTCGGGCGCCCCGGCCTACGAGACCATCCCGTCCTGGTACCTGGTCGGCACCAGGGACAAGATCATCACTCCGGCCCGGCAGCGGTTCATGGCCCGCCGGGCCAAGGCCACGACGGTGGAGGTCGGTGCCGGCCACCTGGCCATGGTCACCCATCCGGACGCGGTCGGGCGCCTCATCCAGGACGCCGCGCGTACCACCCGCTGA
- a CDS encoding alpha/beta hydrolase — protein MSTGPDTIVLIHGFWVTPRSWEHWITHYEAKGYRVIAPAYPGFEVEVAALTADPTPIEKLEVAEIITSLESVIDGLAVPPILMGHSAGGAFTQILLDHGRGAVGVAINSAPTEGVKVVPLSQVKAAFPVLKNPANRHRAVGLTFDQWNYAFTNGFSEEKARATYERYHIPASGHVFWGSALANIHPGKDDNYVDYRNEKRAPLLFISGSQDHLMPPRIQRSNAAHYRAAGVVTDVKEFEGPHLLPAKDGWEEVADYALEWAVRHAGTSGG, from the coding sequence ATGTCCACCGGTCCCGACACCATCGTGCTGATTCATGGATTCTGGGTGACCCCGCGCAGCTGGGAGCACTGGATCACGCACTACGAGGCCAAGGGATACCGAGTGATCGCCCCGGCGTATCCGGGATTCGAGGTGGAGGTGGCGGCGCTGACCGCCGATCCGACACCGATCGAAAAGCTGGAGGTAGCCGAGATCATCACGAGCCTGGAGTCGGTGATCGACGGGCTGGCGGTGCCGCCGATCCTCATGGGGCACTCGGCTGGCGGGGCCTTCACCCAGATCCTGTTGGACCACGGCCGCGGCGCGGTCGGTGTGGCGATCAACTCCGCGCCGACCGAGGGCGTCAAGGTTGTTCCGCTGTCCCAGGTCAAGGCCGCGTTCCCAGTACTGAAGAACCCGGCGAACCGGCACCGGGCGGTCGGTCTCACCTTCGACCAGTGGAACTACGCGTTCACCAACGGTTTTTCCGAAGAGAAAGCCAGGGCCACGTATGAGCGCTACCATATCCCGGCATCTGGTCACGTTTTCTGGGGAAGCGCACTGGCTAACATCCATCCGGGTAAGGACGACAATTACGTCGACTACCGCAACGAGAAGCGCGCGCCGCTGCTGTTCATCTCCGGCAGTCAGGACCACCTGATGCCGCCGAGGATCCAGCGGTCGAACGCGGCCCACTACAGGGCCGCGGGCGTGGTGACCGACGTCAAGGAGTTCGAGGGCCCGCATCTGCTGCCGGCGAAGGACGGTTGGGAAGAGGTGGCCGACTACGCCCTGGAGTGGGCGGTCCGCCACGCCGGGACGTCCGGCGGCTGA
- a CDS encoding helix-turn-helix domain-containing protein, producing the protein MHREIAATSTPGELELVELTSAFDFQLRSAGHTFSVFVDLDQLALPVDVVRRAVPRLAGSPLYGLVRRHIAGLRTVAGRIHGSAAAAMVGAATIELTRGLIVSAAEESQLREVLADSLFTRATTYIHQHLGEADLTTGRIAAAHNVSVRHLQMVFAERDLTVSRWIARQRLDGARDALRRSPPRDTIAAIARQWGFTDPGHFARRFRAAYGMSPGEWRRLHQDAGPGR; encoded by the coding sequence GTGCACCGGGAGATCGCCGCGACCAGCACCCCGGGGGAGCTGGAGCTGGTCGAGCTGACCTCGGCGTTCGACTTCCAGCTCCGCAGCGCGGGCCATACCTTCTCCGTGTTCGTCGACCTGGATCAGCTCGCCCTGCCGGTCGACGTGGTCCGCAGGGCGGTGCCACGTCTGGCCGGCAGCCCGCTCTACGGCCTGGTCCGCCGGCACATCGCCGGGCTGCGTACCGTCGCCGGGCGGATCCACGGCAGCGCGGCGGCGGCGATGGTCGGCGCCGCCACGATCGAGCTGACACGCGGGCTCATCGTCTCGGCCGCCGAGGAGTCCCAGCTGCGCGAGGTGCTGGCCGACTCGCTCTTCACCCGGGCCACCACCTACATTCACCAGCACCTCGGCGAGGCCGACCTGACCACCGGCAGAATCGCCGCCGCGCACAACGTCTCGGTCCGCCACCTGCAGATGGTCTTCGCCGAACGCGACCTCACCGTGTCACGGTGGATCGCCCGCCAACGCCTGGACGGCGCACGGGACGCCCTGCGGCGAAGCCCCCCGCGCGACACGATCGCCGCCATCGCGCGGCAGTGGGGTTTCACCGACCCGGGCCACTTCGCCCGGCGCTTCCGAGCCGCCTACGGCATGAGCCCCGGCGAGTGGCGCCGACTGCACCAGGACGCCGGCCCGGGGCGATGA
- a CDS encoding nitrobindin family protein, protein MAADATGDRAARGDITSGGAASGGAPGGPAGNTATVDLHPSLLPLAFLVGTWRGEGVGGYEGMESFHYGQEITFAADGRPALGYVSHTWWADEPRDGREPGSPLATETGFWRVQPPATEPGPDGKVNRSPVVEVMLAHPFGVAEIYVGTVTGARIDLDSNVLIRTATAREVTRSVRLYGLVEGGDLAYAIDMEAGGKPLQSHLSARLHRATSA, encoded by the coding sequence ATGGCGGCGGACGCGACCGGCGACCGGGCGGCACGCGGCGACATCACGAGCGGCGGGGCGGCGAGCGGCGGGGCGCCCGGCGGCCCGGCCGGGAACACCGCGACGGTCGATCTGCACCCGAGCCTGCTGCCGCTGGCGTTCCTCGTCGGGACCTGGCGCGGCGAAGGCGTCGGCGGCTACGAGGGCATGGAGTCGTTCCACTACGGCCAGGAGATCACGTTCGCGGCGGACGGGCGTCCCGCGCTCGGCTACGTCTCGCACACCTGGTGGGCCGACGAGCCGCGGGACGGCCGGGAGCCCGGCAGCCCGCTGGCCACCGAGACGGGCTTCTGGCGGGTCCAGCCGCCGGCCACCGAGCCCGGCCCCGACGGGAAGGTGAACCGGAGCCCGGTCGTCGAGGTCATGCTCGCCCACCCGTTCGGCGTCGCCGAGATCTACGTCGGGACGGTCACCGGAGCCAGGATCGACCTCGACTCGAACGTCCTGATCAGGACGGCCACCGCCCGGGAGGTCACCCGGTCGGTGCGGCTGTACGGGCTGGTCGAGGGTGGCGACCTGGCGTACGCGATCGACATGGAGGCCGGCGGCAAGCCGCTGCAGTCCCACCTCTCCGCCCGCCTGCACCGGGCGACCTCGGCCTGA
- a CDS encoding DsrE family protein: MTRSLLVKVTAGADAPERCSQAFTVASVAVASGVDVSLWLTGESAWFALPGRAAEFSLPEAAPLNDLLDAILAAGRVTLCTQCAARRSIGPDDVLPGVRIAGAAVFVSEALADDVQALVY; the protein is encoded by the coding sequence GTGACCCGTTCGCTGCTCGTCAAGGTGACCGCCGGTGCCGACGCCCCGGAACGCTGCTCGCAGGCTTTCACCGTAGCCTCGGTGGCCGTGGCGTCCGGCGTGGACGTCTCCCTGTGGCTCACCGGCGAATCGGCCTGGTTCGCGCTCCCGGGACGCGCCGCGGAGTTCTCGCTGCCGGAGGCCGCGCCGCTGAACGATCTTCTCGACGCGATTCTCGCCGCCGGCCGGGTGACCCTGTGCACGCAGTGCGCCGCCCGCCGGTCGATCGGCCCGGACGACGTCCTGCCCGGGGTCCGCATCGCCGGGGCAGCCGTCTTCGTGAGCGAGGCACTCGCCGACGACGTGCAGGCGCTCGTCTACTGA
- a CDS encoding DUF1416 domain-containing protein yields the protein MCGATSGGPSVEGIDVAKETVIQGVVVRDGSPVATGYARLLDSGGDFTAEVPLSATGQFRFFARPGEWTVRALVPGGSGERKVVARQGEPVDTQVEVAA from the coding sequence ATGTGTGGCGCGACCAGTGGTGGACCCTCGGTGGAAGGAATCGACGTGGCCAAGGAGACCGTGATCCAGGGCGTCGTGGTGCGGGACGGGTCGCCGGTCGCCACCGGCTACGCCCGGCTGCTCGACTCCGGTGGTGACTTCACCGCGGAGGTGCCGCTGTCGGCGACCGGCCAGTTCCGCTTCTTCGCCCGTCCCGGCGAGTGGACGGTCCGCGCGCTCGTTCCCGGCGGGAGCGGCGAGCGCAAGGTCGTCGCCCGGCAGGGCGAGCCGGTCGACACCCAGGTCGAGGTCGCGGCCTGA
- a CDS encoding sulfurtransferase, producing MSRENALVDATWVEAHNDDPKVVLVEVDEDVSAYDKGHIPGAVRLDWKSELQDPVIRDFVNKEQFEKLLSEKGIANDDTVVLYGGNNNWFAAYAYWYFVLYGHAEVRLLDGGRKKWELDGRELTIEITPRAATKYSASEARTDIRAFRDEVITAIGDKNLVDVRSPDEFSGRLLAPAHLPQEQSQRAGHVPTAKNIPWARTANEDGTFKSNAALEKLYSEAGVDLSRDTIAYCRIGERSAHTWFALHELLGLANVKNYDGSWTEYGSLVGVPIEKGA from the coding sequence ATGAGCCGTGAGAACGCGCTGGTCGACGCGACCTGGGTGGAAGCCCACAACGACGACCCCAAGGTCGTCCTCGTCGAGGTCGACGAGGACGTGTCGGCCTACGACAAGGGCCACATCCCCGGCGCCGTGCGGCTTGACTGGAAGTCCGAACTGCAGGACCCGGTGATCCGTGACTTCGTGAACAAGGAGCAGTTCGAGAAGCTCCTTTCGGAGAAGGGCATCGCCAACGACGACACCGTGGTGCTCTACGGCGGCAACAACAACTGGTTCGCCGCCTACGCCTACTGGTACTTCGTCCTCTACGGCCACGCCGAGGTCCGCCTGCTCGACGGCGGCCGCAAGAAGTGGGAGCTGGACGGCCGTGAGCTGACCATCGAGATCACCCCGCGCGCGGCGACCAAGTACTCCGCCTCGGAGGCGCGTACCGACATCCGCGCGTTCCGCGACGAGGTCATCACCGCGATCGGCGACAAGAACCTGGTGGACGTCCGTTCGCCCGACGAGTTCAGCGGCCGCCTGCTCGCCCCGGCGCACCTGCCGCAGGAGCAGTCGCAGCGGGCCGGCCACGTGCCGACCGCGAAGAACATCCCGTGGGCGCGGACCGCCAACGAGGACGGCACCTTCAAGTCGAACGCGGCTCTGGAGAAGCTGTACTCCGAGGCCGGGGTCGACCTGTCCAGGGACACCATCGCCTACTGCCGGATCGGGGAGCGTTCCGCGCACACCTGGTTCGCCCTGCACGAGCTGCTGGGTCTGGCGAACGTCAAGAACTACGACGGCTCGTGGACCGAGTACGGCTCCCTGGTGGGCGTGCCGATCGAGAAGGGTGCCTGA
- a CDS encoding DUF4395 domain-containing protein has protein sequence MVDPRGPRFAAAVTTVVLAITIITGSPWLLLAQTVVFLVGAVAGIRNAPYGLVFRYLVRPRLGPPADLEDETPPRFAQAVGAVFGLVGTVGLLAGPAALGYSAAALAFAAAFLNAAFGFCLGCQIYLVLRSATVKGART, from the coding sequence ATGGTGGACCCACGTGGGCCGCGGTTCGCCGCGGCCGTGACCACTGTCGTACTCGCCATAACAATCATCACGGGCAGTCCGTGGCTTCTGCTCGCGCAGACCGTGGTCTTCCTGGTCGGCGCCGTCGCCGGGATCCGCAACGCCCCCTACGGACTGGTGTTCCGGTACCTCGTCCGGCCGCGGCTCGGCCCGCCCGCCGACCTGGAGGACGAGACGCCGCCACGGTTCGCCCAGGCCGTGGGTGCCGTGTTCGGCCTGGTGGGCACGGTCGGGCTGCTCGCCGGGCCGGCCGCGCTGGGCTACTCGGCGGCGGCCCTCGCCTTCGCCGCGGCCTTCCTGAACGCGGCGTTCGGCTTCTGCCTCGGGTGCCAGATCTACCTCGTCCTACGTTCCGCAACCGTGAAGGGAGCACGCACATGA
- a CDS encoding Ms5788A family Cys-rich leader peptide — translation MYSTELVKRRAVDLCRVSSCLCRFS, via the coding sequence ATGTACAGCACTGAGCTGGTCAAGCGCCGCGCGGTCGACCTGTGCCGCGTGAGCAGCTGCTTGTGTCGCTTTTCCTGA